A portion of the Streptomyces erythrochromogenes genome contains these proteins:
- a CDS encoding vWA domain-containing protein: MSAGAPGALDLDKLYTARLHAARVRPYLATALFALHTVESRQVPTMAVDRYWRVYVSPGFVDRTPVEELAGVWVHEVSHLLRDHHGRGDRAARLQGLEGPGARLRMNIAADCEINDDVFGDGLVRPAGAVTPQHLGLSGGELMEDYLRQFGLGPRTQGLVWLDCGSGADGMDREWDLGPDGAHGLSEQEQDAVRFRVAQGINGRPGNAPKGWKRWAEEAFHPPQPWRELLGAAVRSAASGAGAGEDYSYGRPSRRSAGLPGIVLPSLRRRPPRVSVVIDTSGSVSDAELGSALLEVAAIAQAVGGRRDLVTVVPCDAAARIVHPLCQGEGIALLGGGGTDLRAGFAKALRSGPRPDVIVVLTDGQTAWPAVRPPCRVVVGRFSRPKVPRWDEDDPYYRPDPTPPWARVVEIGSATAGR; the protein is encoded by the coding sequence GTGAGCGCCGGGGCGCCGGGGGCGCTGGACCTCGACAAGCTCTACACCGCCCGGCTGCACGCCGCGCGGGTCCGGCCGTACCTCGCGACGGCGCTGTTCGCCCTGCACACCGTGGAGTCGCGGCAGGTGCCGACGATGGCCGTCGACCGGTACTGGCGGGTCTACGTCTCCCCGGGGTTCGTGGACCGGACGCCGGTGGAGGAGCTGGCCGGGGTCTGGGTCCACGAGGTGTCGCACCTGCTGCGCGACCACCACGGGCGCGGTGACCGGGCCGCGCGGCTCCAGGGGCTGGAAGGCCCCGGGGCGCGACTGCGGATGAACATCGCCGCGGACTGCGAGATCAACGACGACGTCTTCGGCGACGGGCTGGTCCGGCCCGCAGGCGCCGTCACCCCGCAGCACCTCGGGCTGTCCGGGGGCGAGCTGATGGAGGACTACCTGCGGCAGTTCGGGCTCGGACCGCGGACGCAGGGCCTGGTCTGGCTGGACTGCGGCAGCGGCGCCGACGGGATGGACCGCGAGTGGGACCTCGGGCCGGACGGCGCGCACGGCCTCAGCGAGCAGGAGCAGGACGCGGTCCGGTTCCGGGTGGCGCAGGGCATCAACGGGCGCCCGGGAAACGCCCCGAAGGGATGGAAGCGGTGGGCGGAGGAGGCCTTCCACCCGCCCCAGCCGTGGCGGGAGCTGCTCGGAGCGGCGGTCCGGTCGGCGGCCTCCGGCGCGGGAGCCGGTGAGGACTACAGCTACGGCCGGCCCTCCCGGCGCTCGGCCGGGCTGCCCGGCATCGTCCTGCCGAGCCTGCGGCGCAGGCCGCCGCGGGTCTCCGTGGTGATCGACACCTCCGGGTCGGTCAGCGACGCCGAACTGGGCAGCGCGCTCCTGGAGGTCGCCGCGATCGCCCAGGCCGTGGGCGGCCGCCGCGACCTGGTCACCGTGGTGCCGTGCGACGCGGCGGCGCGGATCGTGCACCCGCTGTGCCAGGGCGAGGGCATTGCGCTGCTGGGCGGCGGCGGTACGGACCTGCGCGCGGGTTTCGCCAAGGCGCTGCGGTCGGGGCCCCGGCCCGACGTCATCGTGGTCCTGACGGACGGGCAGACGGCCTGGCCCGCCGTCCGGCCGCCCTGCCGGGTGGTGGTGGGCCGCTTCTCCCGTCCCAAGGTCCCGCGGTGGGACGAGGACGATCCGTACTACCGGCCGGACCCGACACCGCCCTGGGCCCGGGTGGTGGAGATCGGATCGGCCACCGCCGGCCGGTGA
- a CDS encoding AAA family ATPase: protein MPMDMPAVSQLDVAGDLLALLGETTTEPRPDNQLEALTLAVAADLPVLLWGEPGIGKTAALTQLAASLDLPLTTVIASVHEPSDFSGLPVVGDDPAEQGVPMAPPDWAVRLVRAGRGLLFLDELSTAPPAVQAALLRLVLERRIGALQLPPGVRIVAAANPRSSAADGWELSPPLANRFVHLQWTHDHDVVVRGLGGTWPRATLPRLDAQELPAAVDFARRAVCGFLTTRPPLVHRLPSGETRRGGAWPSPRSWDMTLRLIAFATAAGSSREVLSMLVRGTVGDGPALELLAALDRMELPDPEALLADPAGADLPERGDQRQAVLDGIVAAVNRRPEKSRWDAAWTIMVRALETGAPDLVVVPATSLAALRREEWDVPAAIERLAGVVDLSRRADRAAERTAVRTGVPAGARP, encoded by the coding sequence ATGCCCATGGACATGCCCGCCGTCTCCCAACTCGACGTCGCCGGCGATCTGCTGGCCCTGCTCGGCGAGACCACCACCGAGCCGCGCCCCGACAACCAGCTCGAAGCCCTCACCCTGGCCGTCGCCGCGGACCTGCCCGTCCTGCTGTGGGGCGAGCCGGGGATCGGCAAGACCGCCGCCCTGACCCAGCTCGCCGCCTCCCTGGACCTGCCGCTCACCACGGTGATCGCCAGCGTGCACGAACCGTCCGACTTCTCCGGGCTGCCCGTCGTCGGCGACGACCCCGCCGAGCAGGGCGTCCCCATGGCCCCGCCGGACTGGGCGGTGCGCCTGGTACGGGCCGGACGCGGGCTGCTCTTCCTCGACGAGCTGTCCACCGCGCCCCCGGCCGTGCAGGCGGCCCTGCTGCGCCTCGTACTGGAACGGCGGATCGGTGCCCTGCAACTGCCGCCCGGGGTGCGGATCGTGGCGGCCGCCAACCCGCGGTCCTCGGCGGCCGACGGCTGGGAACTGAGCCCGCCGCTGGCGAACCGGTTCGTCCACCTCCAGTGGACCCACGACCACGATGTCGTCGTACGCGGTCTCGGCGGAACCTGGCCGCGGGCCACCCTGCCGCGCCTCGACGCGCAGGAGCTGCCCGCCGCCGTGGACTTCGCCCGGCGCGCGGTGTGCGGGTTCCTCACCACCCGGCCCCCGCTCGTACACCGCCTGCCCTCCGGTGAGACGCGGCGCGGCGGCGCCTGGCCGTCGCCCCGCAGCTGGGACATGACGCTGCGTCTGATCGCTTTCGCCACCGCGGCCGGCTCCTCCAGGGAGGTGCTGTCCATGCTGGTCAGGGGAACCGTCGGGGACGGTCCGGCGCTGGAGCTGCTCGCCGCGCTGGACCGGATGGAACTCCCGGACCCCGAGGCGCTGCTCGCCGACCCGGCCGGCGCCGACCTGCCCGAGCGGGGCGACCAGCGCCAGGCCGTCCTGGACGGGATCGTGGCCGCGGTCAACCGCCGCCCGGAGAAGTCCCGTTGGGACGCGGCGTGGACGATCATGGTCCGGGCGCTGGAGACGGGGGCTCCGGACCTGGTGGTCGTCCCCGCGACCTCGCTGGCCGCGCTGCGCCGGGAGGAGTGGGACGTGCCGGCCGCGATCGAGCGGCTCGCCGGGGTGGTGGACCTGTCCCGGCGAGCGGATCGGGCGGCGGAGCGGACCGCGGTCCGTACGGGCGTCCCCGCGGGGGCACGCCCGTGA
- a CDS encoding MFS transporter: MPSALSVLRNGTYRRLFTAQVVALVGTGLATVALSLLAYDLAGDGAPAVLGTALAIKMIAYVTVAPLVTAVADRVPRRVLMAATDLTRAGAALALPLVTEVWQIHVLIFLLQAASAAFTPAFQATIPEVLPDEQDYTRALSMSRLAYDLESLFSPVLAAALLTVVSYDRLFAGTVVGFLASAALVTATALPRPAPVERTGGIYAKAAFGTRLFRATPRLRALLALDLAVAAGGAVVFVDTVAAVRGHLDRPAGAVSVALGAYGAGSVLTALALPRLLLRSTDRTVMLRAAASLPVVLTAVAVLTATAPGSWSWPALLGAWVAIGAASSAVLTPGGRVVRRSTADADLPAAFAARFSLSHGCWLLTYPLAGWLAPWAGLPLTVAALGAVALAATAAAAVTWPVRDPDRLDHVHPDLPPGHPHLADARPAGGGWLHGHHYVIDQHHHHWPGRDGTHRKTPGRSPQGSLRSPR, from the coding sequence GTGCCGTCCGCGCTGTCGGTTCTGCGCAACGGCACCTACCGCCGCCTGTTCACCGCCCAAGTCGTCGCCCTGGTCGGCACCGGGCTCGCCACCGTCGCGCTGAGCCTGCTCGCGTACGACCTCGCCGGCGACGGCGCCCCCGCGGTCCTCGGCACCGCGCTGGCGATCAAGATGATCGCCTACGTGACCGTCGCGCCGCTGGTCACCGCCGTCGCCGACCGGGTGCCCCGGCGCGTCCTCATGGCGGCGACCGACCTCACCCGCGCCGGTGCGGCCCTGGCTCTCCCCCTCGTCACCGAGGTGTGGCAGATCCACGTCCTGATCTTCCTGCTGCAGGCGGCTTCGGCGGCCTTCACCCCGGCCTTCCAGGCCACGATCCCCGAGGTCCTGCCCGACGAACAGGACTACACCCGGGCCCTGTCGATGAGCCGGCTCGCCTACGACCTGGAGAGCCTGTTCAGCCCGGTCCTGGCCGCGGCGCTGCTCACCGTCGTCTCCTACGACCGGCTGTTCGCCGGCACCGTCGTCGGTTTCCTCGCCTCCGCCGCGCTCGTGACCGCGACGGCGCTGCCCCGCCCAGCCCCCGTCGAGCGGACCGGCGGTATCTACGCCAAAGCCGCTTTCGGCACCCGCCTGTTCCGGGCCACTCCGCGGCTGCGGGCCCTGCTCGCCCTCGACCTGGCGGTCGCCGCCGGCGGAGCCGTCGTCTTCGTGGACACCGTCGCCGCCGTCCGCGGCCACCTCGACCGCCCGGCCGGGGCGGTCTCGGTCGCCCTCGGCGCGTACGGCGCCGGATCCGTGCTCACCGCACTCGCCCTGCCGCGGCTCCTGCTGCGTTCCACCGACCGCACCGTGATGCTCCGGGCCGCCGCCTCCCTCCCCGTGGTCCTCACCGCCGTGGCCGTGCTCACCGCGACCGCCCCCGGCTCCTGGTCCTGGCCCGCGCTCCTGGGGGCGTGGGTGGCGATCGGGGCCGCTTCCTCGGCCGTCCTGACACCCGGCGGGCGCGTGGTCCGCCGCTCCACCGCCGACGCGGACCTGCCCGCCGCCTTCGCCGCCCGGTTCTCCCTCTCCCACGGCTGCTGGCTGCTCACCTACCCGCTGGCCGGGTGGCTCGCCCCGTGGGCCGGCCTGCCGCTGACCGTCGCGGCCCTGGGGGCCGTCGCCCTGGCCGCGACCGCCGCCGCCGCGGTGACCTGGCCGGTCCGCGACCCGGACCGGCTGGACCACGTACACCCGGACCTGCCGCCCGGTCACCCGCACCTCGCCGACGCCCGTCCGGCCGGGGGCGGTTGGCTGCACGGCCACCACTACGTCATCGACCAGCACCACCACCACTGGCCCGGGCGGGACGGCACGCACCGGAAAACCCCTGGCCGGTCGCCGCAGGGGTCGCTACGATCACCGCGATGA
- a CDS encoding ArsR/SmtB family transcription factor — MSSGTRPAGARDSQVRSDRLEVAASVLALLADRTRLALMERLGRGEADVTTLTEACGAARPSVSQHLAKLRLAGLVTTRKDGRRVVYALRHGHLRRLVDEAMNVADHEIGSLPPHD; from the coding sequence ATGAGCTCAGGCACGCGTCCGGCAGGTGCGCGGGACTCGCAGGTGCGGAGTGACCGGCTGGAGGTCGCCGCGTCCGTTCTGGCCCTGCTCGCCGACCGCACGCGCCTGGCGCTGATGGAGCGGCTCGGCCGGGGCGAGGCCGACGTCACCACGCTCACCGAGGCGTGCGGGGCGGCCCGACCCTCCGTCAGCCAGCACCTGGCCAAGCTCCGTCTCGCCGGGCTGGTCACCACGCGCAAGGACGGGCGCCGCGTCGTCTACGCCCTGCGCCACGGGCACCTGCGCCGACTGGTCGACGAGGCCATGAACGTCGCCGACCACGAGATCGGCTCGCTCCCGCCGCACGACTGA
- a CDS encoding CbtA family protein, which produces MYASTVRGLLVRGMLAGLIAGLFAFAVAYVVGEPPVRGSIAVEEAAAAKDAASAPSGHAGHGGDAASGEAAEEEEELVSRPVQSTVGLATGVLVYGVALGGIASLAFSFALGRVGGFSPRATAALTGAGAFALVYLVPFLKYPATPPAVGNPDTIGQRTTLFFLMILLSVLLGVGAIILGRRLAPRLGNWNATLAAAGGFIVATALAFVFLPDNSDAVQPGFPAALLWEFRVASLAVQLVLWTVFAVVFGVLAQKLLDTRTDGAEVTAQQQAPALG; this is translated from the coding sequence ATGTACGCCTCTACTGTCAGAGGTCTGCTGGTCCGCGGCATGCTCGCGGGCCTGATCGCCGGGCTGTTCGCCTTCGCCGTCGCCTACGTGGTGGGTGAGCCGCCGGTACGGGGTTCCATCGCCGTGGAGGAGGCCGCCGCCGCGAAGGACGCCGCGAGCGCCCCGAGCGGTCACGCCGGGCACGGTGGTGACGCCGCGTCGGGCGAGGCCGCCGAGGAGGAGGAAGAGCTCGTCAGCCGTCCGGTCCAGTCGACCGTCGGCCTGGCCACCGGCGTCCTGGTCTACGGGGTCGCGCTGGGCGGCATCGCCTCGCTCGCGTTCTCGTTCGCCCTCGGCCGCGTCGGCGGGTTCAGCCCGCGGGCCACGGCCGCGCTCACCGGGGCGGGCGCGTTCGCCCTGGTCTACCTGGTGCCGTTCCTCAAGTACCCGGCCACCCCGCCGGCGGTCGGCAACCCGGACACGATCGGGCAGCGCACCACGCTGTTCTTCCTGATGATCCTGCTGAGCGTGCTGCTCGGCGTCGGCGCGATCATCCTCGGGCGACGGCTGGCACCGCGCCTGGGCAACTGGAACGCGACGCTGGCCGCAGCCGGCGGCTTCATCGTCGCCACCGCACTGGCGTTCGTGTTCCTGCCGGACAACAGCGACGCGGTCCAGCCCGGTTTCCCCGCGGCCCTGCTGTGGGAGTTCCGGGTGGCCTCGCTGGCCGTCCAGCTCGTGCTGTGGACGGTGTTCGCCGTCGTCTTCGGCGTCCTGGCCCAGAAGCTCCTGGACACGCGCACCGACGGCGCGGAAGTGACGGCTCAGCAGCAGGCACCCGCCCTCGGCTGA
- a CDS encoding CbtB domain-containing protein, which translates to MAEAVASAAVSTPAVSPSAPLPVRAVLPWAVFVGLLMLVALYFVGAEQGATAVFAGEGVHEWVHDGRHLLGFPCH; encoded by the coding sequence ATGGCCGAGGCTGTCGCTTCCGCTGCCGTATCCACCCCCGCCGTCTCGCCGTCGGCTCCGCTGCCCGTGCGCGCGGTCCTGCCCTGGGCGGTCTTCGTCGGTCTCCTGATGCTCGTGGCCCTCTACTTCGTCGGTGCCGAGCAGGGCGCCACCGCCGTGTTCGCCGGCGAGGGCGTGCACGAGTGGGTGCACGACGGTCGCCACCTGCTCGGCTTCCCCTGCCACTGA
- a CDS encoding MFS transporter, protein MPSHPTTSPDPTPTPSAGYRKLLRTTEFGGLYVSFSLTAAASSLSGIALGTLVDRQTGSPFLTAVSMYGATFATVLGALTLMSVADGKRPRRTLLLLQLASLAGVCAQAVPGLPLAARFALLLFLGFFQSLGTGARLGLLAEVVPAADYAPARSLMNITAGGTAILGYAGGAVLLRYAGPQGVFAVAACLTALGAAVVAATVREHSVRLTRRPGLRQTWRTNAELFAHPGRRALLLALWVPGGLIVGCEALFISYDPPHAGTFLAAGSAGMLLGDLVVGRLLTAGRRRRHALALRLLLAAPFLLFAVHPPAPVLAVAVFLASAGFAATLPLQERLLELTPEAIRGQVQGVESAGRMTWQGLGAAIAGGLAQYLGAGAAIALAAAASLAVTLLNRPLRTASGDRP, encoded by the coding sequence ATGCCTTCGCACCCGACCACCAGCCCTGACCCCACCCCGACCCCCTCCGCCGGCTACCGGAAGCTGCTCCGCACCACTGAGTTCGGCGGTCTGTACGTCAGCTTCAGCCTCACCGCCGCCGCGAGCTCCCTCTCCGGCATCGCGCTCGGCACACTGGTCGACCGGCAGACCGGTTCGCCGTTCCTGACCGCCGTGAGCATGTACGGAGCCACCTTCGCGACGGTCCTCGGCGCGCTGACGCTGATGTCGGTCGCGGACGGGAAACGGCCCCGCCGCACCCTCCTCCTGCTCCAACTCGCCTCGCTCGCGGGCGTCTGCGCCCAGGCCGTCCCCGGACTGCCGCTCGCTGCCCGCTTCGCCCTCCTCCTCTTCCTGGGCTTCTTCCAGTCCCTGGGGACCGGCGCGCGGCTCGGGCTGCTCGCCGAGGTCGTGCCGGCCGCCGACTACGCGCCTGCCCGTTCGCTGATGAACATCACCGCGGGCGGCACGGCGATTCTCGGCTACGCCGGCGGCGCCGTACTGCTGCGGTACGCGGGCCCCCAGGGGGTCTTCGCCGTCGCCGCCTGCCTCACGGCCCTCGGCGCGGCCGTGGTGGCGGCCACCGTCCGGGAGCACTCGGTCCGGCTCACCCGCCGTCCGGGCCTGCGGCAGACATGGCGGACGAACGCCGAACTGTTCGCCCACCCCGGCCGGCGGGCCCTGCTGCTCGCCCTGTGGGTCCCGGGCGGTCTGATCGTCGGCTGCGAGGCCCTCTTCATCTCCTACGACCCCCCTCACGCCGGGACCTTCCTGGCCGCCGGATCCGCCGGCATGCTTCTCGGCGACCTGGTCGTCGGCAGGCTGCTCACCGCCGGACGGCGCCGCCGCCACGCCTTGGCCCTGCGGCTGTTGCTCGCCGCCCCCTTCCTGCTCTTCGCGGTCCACCCGCCGGCTCCCGTTCTGGCGGTCGCGGTGTTCCTCGCCAGTGCCGGGTTCGCGGCCACCCTGCCGCTCCAGGAACGGCTCCTGGAACTGACCCCCGAGGCGATCCGCGGGCAGGTCCAAGGGGTCGAATCGGCGGGACGCATGACCTGGCAGGGCCTGGGCGCCGCGATCGCCGGCGGCCTCGCCCAGTACCTCGGCGCGGGCGCGGCGATCGCCCTCGCCGCCGCGGCCTCCCTCGCCGTCACCCTCCTCAACCGGCCGCTGCGCACCGCGAGCGGCGACCGGCCGTGA
- a CDS encoding alpha-ketoglutarate-dependent dioxygenase AlkB — MRAVQGLQGSLFDQGDEIGLGPLAGLRRTELGAGAWVDHLPGWLRGADALFERLAADVPWRAERRQMYEREVEVPRLLAFYGEDEVLPDASLVEARDALSAHYAVELGEPFTTAGLCLYRDGRDSVAWHGDRTGRSSTEDTMVAIVSVGDPRDLAFRPRDGGPTLLRLPLGHGDLVVMGGSCQRTMEHAVPKSARAVGPRISVQFRPRGVR; from the coding sequence ATGCGTGCTGTCCAGGGTCTACAGGGCTCCCTCTTCGACCAGGGCGACGAGATCGGTCTCGGCCCCCTCGCCGGGCTGCGCCGGACCGAGCTCGGCGCCGGGGCCTGGGTCGACCACCTGCCCGGCTGGCTGCGCGGCGCCGACGCGCTCTTCGAGCGGCTGGCCGCCGACGTGCCCTGGCGTGCCGAGCGGCGGCAGATGTACGAGCGGGAGGTCGAGGTGCCCCGGCTGCTCGCCTTCTACGGCGAGGACGAGGTCCTGCCGGACGCCTCGCTCGTCGAGGCCCGCGATGCGCTGAGCGCCCACTACGCGGTCGAGCTGGGCGAGCCGTTCACCACCGCCGGGCTGTGCCTGTACCGCGACGGGCGGGACAGCGTCGCCTGGCACGGTGACAGGACCGGCCGTTCCTCGACCGAGGACACCATGGTCGCCATCGTCTCCGTCGGCGACCCCCGCGACCTGGCCTTCCGCCCCCGCGACGGCGGGCCCACCCTGCTGCGGCTGCCGCTGGGCCACGGCGACCTCGTGGTCATGGGCGGCTCCTGCCAGCGCACGATGGAACACGCGGTACCGAAGTCGGCGCGGGCCGTCGGGCCCCGCATCAGCGTCCAGTTCCGGCCCCGGGGCGTGCGCTGA
- a CDS encoding VOC family protein — protein MDLGAFSVSLSVRDIEASRAFYEKLGFSALGGDPAQNWLILMNGDHVIGLFQGLFDV, from the coding sequence GTGGATCTCGGCGCATTCTCCGTGAGTCTGTCCGTGCGGGACATCGAGGCCTCCAGGGCCTTCTACGAGAAGCTCGGCTTCTCCGCCCTCGGCGGGGACCCCGCGCAGAACTGGCTGATCCTCATGAACGGCGACCACGTCATCGGGCTGTTCCAGGGCCTGTTCGACGTCTGA
- a CDS encoding YkvA family protein, which translates to MDGTVWVIVGAVVMAGLAVVAAVMFVRVLRARRLLVDAGIPLHDKALFWAALVYTVSPVDLIPDPVYLDDIGILMLALRSLHAAAAAARPSKEPGVDVRTRV; encoded by the coding sequence ATGGACGGAACGGTCTGGGTCATCGTGGGCGCGGTCGTCATGGCGGGGCTCGCCGTGGTTGCGGCCGTGATGTTCGTACGCGTGCTCAGGGCGCGGCGGCTGCTGGTCGACGCCGGCATTCCGCTGCACGACAAGGCCCTCTTCTGGGCCGCTCTGGTCTACACCGTCTCGCCCGTGGACCTCATCCCGGACCCGGTCTATCTGGACGACATCGGGATCCTGATGCTCGCCCTGCGCTCGCTGCACGCGGCGGCCGCGGCCGCGCGCCCCTCGAAGGAGCCCGGCGTCGACGTCCGAACCCGCGTCTGA
- a CDS encoding MarR family winged helix-turn-helix transcriptional regulator gives MAEPRWLDEREMRAWSGFLAASALVNRRLDQQLKDDAGLSHPQYEILVRLAAAPGRELRMTELANGLINSKSGLTYQVTQMEKAGLVRRRSCPSDVRGVFAVLTDAGRAKLEEAAPGHVATVREVLVDVLTPAQLDALADGLGEVGRRLREQGA, from the coding sequence ATGGCTGAACCGAGATGGCTGGACGAGCGCGAGATGCGGGCCTGGAGCGGCTTCCTGGCCGCCTCGGCCCTGGTGAACCGGCGCCTCGACCAGCAGCTCAAGGACGACGCGGGGCTTTCGCACCCGCAGTACGAGATCCTCGTGCGGCTCGCCGCGGCGCCCGGCCGGGAGCTGCGGATGACCGAACTCGCCAATGGCCTGATCAACTCCAAGAGCGGCCTGACGTACCAGGTCACCCAGATGGAGAAGGCCGGACTGGTCCGCCGCCGCAGCTGCCCCTCGGACGTGCGCGGGGTCTTCGCCGTGCTCACCGATGCCGGCCGCGCGAAACTGGAGGAGGCCGCTCCGGGGCACGTGGCCACGGTCCGGGAGGTCCTCGTCGACGTCCTGACCCCGGCGCAGCTCGACGCGCTCGCCGACGGGCTGGGCGAGGTCGGGCGCCGGCTGCGCGAACAGGGCGCCTGA
- a CDS encoding DoxX family protein gives MTSPSATATKPQATAPAAQTPLTALSTSGHDAGLLLLRLVLGLTMAGHGAQKLFGWFGGGGISGTGQFFTASGYPAGDAMAVLAGLTETLGGLGLAAGLLTPLAGAAVVGTLINAIAVHGTGSFFAPAGIEYELLLTAGAAALALTGPGRYAADRFLPVLRAQRLAHGALALALGVVLAAVMLLVRN, from the coding sequence ATGACCAGCCCCTCCGCCACCGCGACGAAGCCGCAGGCCACCGCGCCGGCCGCGCAGACCCCGCTCACCGCCCTCTCCACCTCCGGCCACGACGCCGGCCTGCTGCTCCTGCGCCTCGTCCTCGGCCTGACCATGGCCGGACATGGAGCGCAGAAGCTCTTCGGCTGGTTCGGCGGCGGCGGCATCAGCGGCACCGGCCAGTTCTTCACCGCCAGCGGCTACCCCGCCGGCGACGCCATGGCCGTCCTCGCCGGCCTGACCGAGACCCTCGGCGGCCTCGGCCTCGCCGCCGGCCTGCTCACCCCGCTCGCTGGCGCCGCCGTCGTCGGCACCCTCATCAACGCGATCGCCGTCCACGGCACCGGCTCCTTCTTCGCCCCCGCCGGCATCGAGTACGAACTCCTGCTGACCGCGGGCGCCGCGGCCCTCGCCCTCACCGGCCCCGGCCGCTACGCCGCCGACCGCTTCCTCCCCGTCCTGCGCGCCCAGCGCCTGGCGCACGGAGCCCTGGCCCTCGCACTCGGTGTCGTCCTCGCCGCCGTCATGCTCCTCGTGCGCAACTAG
- a CDS encoding glycoside hydrolase family 15 protein, producing the protein MTQPIEDYALIGDLMTSGLVGRDGSIDWLCLPRFDSAACFAKLLGDEENGHWRIAPLGAADGERCTRRAYVDGSLVLESYWETETGTAKVIDFMPQRDVAPDVVRIVEGISGTVRMLSTLRLRFDYGHVVPWVRRSDGDRVAVAGPDSAWFRSEPPVRTWGEAKSTRSQFPVTAGRRVAFVLTWHPSHEPRPEPTDPFEALEGSLSDWREWTSQCRYEGPYREAVTRSLITLKALTYAPTGGIVAAATTSLPEELGGVRNWDYRYCWLRDSTLTLGSLLTTGFLDEARAWREWLLRAVAGAPEDLQIMYGIAGERRIPESELPWLRGYASSAPVRVGNAAVDQLQLDVYGEVIDSLHLARSAGLPAEAHSWSIQLALLDFLEQNWQRPDEGLWEVRGPRRHFVHSKVMAWVAADRAVRTLEGNPSLGGEPDRWRAMRDAVHRDVCDNGFDAERGTFTQYYGSAELDAATLLIPRVGFLPPDDPRVIGTVDAVRAELGRSGLVRRYSTADSVDGLPGDEGAFLACSFWLADALHMTGREDEARTLFERLLTVCNDVGLLAEEYDAVSGRQLGNFPQAFSHVGLVNTALTLAGMEKRTTGAG; encoded by the coding sequence ATGACACAACCCATCGAAGACTACGCACTCATCGGCGACCTCATGACCAGCGGACTGGTCGGCCGCGACGGGTCCATCGACTGGCTGTGCCTGCCGCGCTTCGACTCGGCGGCCTGCTTCGCCAAGCTCCTCGGCGACGAGGAGAACGGCCACTGGCGCATCGCCCCCCTCGGCGCCGCCGACGGCGAGCGCTGCACCCGCCGCGCCTACGTCGACGGCTCACTGGTCCTGGAGTCGTACTGGGAGACCGAGACCGGCACCGCCAAGGTCATCGACTTCATGCCGCAGCGCGACGTCGCCCCCGACGTCGTCCGCATCGTCGAGGGCATCAGCGGCACCGTCAGGATGCTCAGCACCCTGCGCCTGCGCTTCGACTACGGCCACGTCGTGCCCTGGGTGCGGCGCAGCGACGGCGACCGCGTCGCCGTCGCCGGGCCCGACTCCGCCTGGTTCCGCAGCGAACCCCCCGTCCGCACCTGGGGCGAGGCCAAGAGCACCCGCTCCCAGTTCCCGGTCACCGCCGGCCGCCGCGTCGCCTTCGTCCTGACCTGGCACCCCTCGCACGAACCCCGCCCCGAACCCACCGACCCCTTCGAGGCCTTGGAGGGCAGCCTCTCCGACTGGCGCGAGTGGACCTCCCAGTGCCGCTACGAGGGCCCCTACCGGGAAGCGGTCACCCGCTCCCTGATCACCCTCAAGGCCCTCACCTACGCCCCGACCGGCGGGATCGTCGCCGCCGCCACCACCTCCCTGCCCGAGGAACTCGGGGGCGTCCGCAACTGGGACTACCGCTACTGCTGGCTGCGCGACTCCACCCTCACCCTCGGGTCCCTCCTCACCACCGGATTCCTCGACGAGGCCCGCGCCTGGCGCGAGTGGCTCCTGCGTGCGGTCGCCGGCGCCCCCGAGGACCTCCAGATCATGTACGGGATCGCCGGCGAGCGGCGGATCCCCGAGAGCGAGCTGCCCTGGCTGCGCGGCTACGCCTCCTCCGCGCCGGTCCGCGTCGGCAACGCAGCCGTCGACCAGCTCCAGCTCGACGTGTACGGGGAGGTCATCGACTCCCTGCACCTGGCCAGGTCCGCCGGGCTGCCCGCCGAAGCCCACTCCTGGAGCATCCAGCTCGCCCTCCTCGACTTCCTGGAGCAGAACTGGCAGAGGCCCGACGAGGGCCTGTGGGAGGTCCGCGGACCCCGCCGCCACTTCGTGCACTCCAAGGTGATGGCCTGGGTGGCCGCGGACCGGGCCGTACGAACGCTGGAAGGCAACCCCTCGCTGGGCGGCGAGCCGGACCGCTGGCGCGCCATGCGGGACGCGGTCCACCGCGACGTCTGCGACAACGGCTTCGATGCCGAGCGGGGCACCTTCACCCAGTACTACGGCTCCGCCGAACTCGACGCCGCGACCCTGCTCATCCCCAGGGTCGGGTTCCTGCCGCCCGACGACCCGCGGGTCATCGGCACGGTCGACGCGGTGCGCGCCGAACTCGGCCGCAGCGGACTGGTCCGCCGCTACAGCACCGCCGACTCCGTCGACGGACTGCCCGGCGACGAAGGCGCCTTCCTCGCCTGCTCGTTCTGGCTCGCCGACGCCCTGCACATGACCGGCCGCGAGGACGAGGCCCGCACCCTCTTCGAACGACTGCTGACGGTGTGCAACGACGTGGGACTGCTCGCCGAGGAGTACGACGCCGTCTCCGGGCGCCAACTCGGGAACTTCCCGCAGGCGTTCAGCCACGTCGGCCTGGTCAATACCGCGCTCACCCTGGCCGGCATGGAGAAGCGCACGACCGGGGCGGGCTGA